Genomic DNA from Vibrio tubiashii ATCC 19109:
TGAAGCAAAAAAGATATCTGCCTGCCAGTAAACAACCGCTTCCCTAGCGCCTAATACAACAACACCCAGTAATCAATTTGATTACTGGGTGTTTAAATACTCATTTCAACGTTTTACTTGCTTGACCTTTATAAGTAGATGACTCTCTAACATCGGCCAAACTTTGTTAGCCAGCTTGTCTAAACTCGGTATTAGCAAATACACCATTCCGACAAACAGAATCGAGCCAACCAGGTCGATCGGGCGATGCATGCCTAGCCACAATCGACTAAAAGCGACCCCAATCGCCCACACACTGACGACGGCTACCAATCCGTATTGTTTGTTTTGCCAAAATAGACCACCGAAAAAAGCTAAACAAATCGCGGCGAAAATAGTGTGTCCAGATGGGAAAGAGTAATCTTTTTCACCCTGCCAATGGCGAGTACGCCAAGTCGTCACCTGCTGTGAGATTTGATTGATCACCTCTGCTTTTTGTACGGTATCTAACTTGTAAAAATGCGCGGGTTGAGGGATCAAAAGCTGATGCGAAAGCAGCTCTGTATAGGGACGAGGGCTTTCCGTCATATGTTTAAGTCCCGTTTTTGCCGCAAAGCCAATCACTAAAATAATACCAAGCTGAGCCAGTTTGCTAAGCAATTGTGAGTTGGTACCCACTATCTTCCAAGAAGCTAATACCAGAAGAGAGAGTGTGATCAGAAAGCCTTTCGAG
This window encodes:
- a CDS encoding phosphatase PAP2 family protein; its protein translation is MKNFIQNKREGLLLLVAFLLVVAPMSLFVSHIDLLSEVSDLTGLSYTLLTDSAGSKGFLITLSLLVLASWKIVGTNSQLLSKLAQLGIILVIGFAAKTGLKHMTESPRPYTELLSHQLLIPQPAHFYKLDTVQKAEVINQISQQVTTWRTRHWQGEKDYSFPSGHTIFAAICLAFFGGLFWQNKQYGLVAVVSVWAIGVAFSRLWLGMHRPIDLVGSILFVGMVYLLIPSLDKLANKVWPMLESHLLIKVKQVKR